One Sphingomonas sp. OV641 genomic window carries:
- a CDS encoding methyl-accepting chemotaxis protein, whose product MNSSLDALRIRAVRLLALLGWVCVPLLLVCGKVLGLPNTESAIVAAALANVMPLILALRAPQALATRLSLAVLAAILPAIYVYLLAANPWQMDAHMYFFVALSALALMCDWRPLALSSLLICLHHLLLSYVLPSWVFANGGAIMRVLFHGVAVGMQCAALTYLTVRLRRLIVAQDAARAESDALAAVAEAERQRAVASLAAVKAAEEQSARERERRMWAETQLAEERRGALMALADDFEQSVASVAIAIEGAASALEGSAATLTRIAADAGRQASEVAAGAAQAAGATQDVASAVRRLTDSIGDIAESANAQAELTGAVQRNADAGKGAVLDLAERAGDIGGLVGEIHEIATRTNLLALNATIEAARAGEAGRGFAVVAGEVKQLAGGTARASGKIVSLIESVRHGVRATEENIIGAADAVMRVATAAGDIKGAVGGQREVASEIERTAHEAARGVDMIEQRISRVALAANEADSLSRHVREAAGTLSEHARRLRRSTDGFVTQLRTGERDAA is encoded by the coding sequence ATGAATTCGTCGCTGGATGCGCTGCGGATCCGTGCGGTCCGCCTCCTCGCGCTGCTCGGCTGGGTGTGCGTTCCGCTTCTGCTCGTGTGCGGCAAGGTGCTTGGCCTGCCAAACACCGAAAGCGCGATTGTTGCCGCGGCGCTTGCCAATGTCATGCCCTTGATATTGGCGCTGCGCGCGCCGCAGGCGCTGGCTACCCGGCTCAGCCTGGCGGTGCTCGCCGCGATCCTGCCGGCGATCTACGTCTATCTGCTGGCCGCAAATCCGTGGCAGATGGATGCGCACATGTACTTCTTCGTCGCGCTCTCCGCGCTGGCGCTGATGTGCGACTGGCGACCACTCGCCCTTTCGTCGCTGCTGATCTGCCTACACCACCTGCTGCTTTCCTATGTGCTGCCCTCCTGGGTGTTCGCCAATGGCGGTGCGATCATGCGCGTGCTGTTCCACGGGGTTGCGGTAGGCATGCAATGCGCGGCGCTGACCTATTTGACCGTTCGTCTGCGCCGCCTGATCGTGGCGCAGGACGCGGCGCGCGCGGAAAGTGACGCGCTGGCCGCAGTCGCAGAAGCGGAGCGGCAACGGGCGGTGGCCTCGCTGGCGGCGGTGAAGGCAGCCGAGGAGCAGTCAGCCAGAGAGCGCGAGCGTCGCATGTGGGCGGAGACGCAGCTTGCGGAGGAGCGGCGCGGCGCCTTGATGGCGCTTGCGGATGACTTCGAGCAATCCGTCGCCAGCGTGGCGATCGCCATCGAGGGTGCCGCCTCCGCACTTGAAGGCTCGGCGGCGACGTTGACGCGGATCGCTGCCGATGCCGGGCGGCAGGCCAGCGAAGTGGCGGCTGGTGCCGCGCAAGCCGCTGGTGCGACCCAAGACGTGGCCAGTGCCGTGCGGCGGCTGACCGATTCGATCGGCGACATCGCGGAAAGCGCCAACGCCCAGGCGGAACTGACCGGCGCCGTTCAGCGCAATGCCGATGCGGGCAAGGGCGCTGTGCTCGACCTGGCGGAACGCGCTGGCGACATCGGCGGCCTGGTAGGCGAAATTCACGAGATCGCGACGCGAACCAACCTGCTGGCGTTGAACGCCACGATCGAGGCGGCACGTGCGGGCGAAGCAGGACGCGGCTTTGCCGTGGTGGCGGGAGAGGTGAAACAGCTGGCGGGAGGCACCGCGCGCGCCAGCGGCAAGATCGTCTCGCTGATCGAAAGTGTGCGCCACGGTGTGCGCGCGACGGAAGAGAATATCATCGGCGCCGCCGATGCGGTCATGCGCGTCGCCACGGCGGCAGGCGACATCAAGGGTGCCGTTGGCGGCCAGCGCGAAGTGGCTTCCGAAATCGAGCGCACCGCTCATGAAGCGGCGCGCGGGGTGGACATGATCGAGCAGCGGATCAGCCGCGTGGCCTTGGCCGCAAACGAGGCAGATAGCCTGTCGCGTCACGTCCGTGAGGCGGCAGGCACATTGTCGGAACATGCCCGCCGGTTGCGGCGGAGCACCGATGGGTTCGTGACACAATTGCGGACAGGCGAGCGCGACGCGGCCTGA